The following proteins come from a genomic window of Frankia casuarinae:
- a CDS encoding SsgA family sporulation/cell division regulator, whose product MLRHSSTPAHVVARDLSVDYVTEEGEREAIPGTLRYDPADPFAVELILRPGEEAITWIFARALLAEGIEVPAGTGDVRIRPTRSKGQTVITVSLSSPSGHADLELAKSKVTAFLADCHGQVPAGRESNGIDWNNELHMLLRTRNT is encoded by the coding sequence ATGCTCCGTCACAGCTCGACGCCCGCGCATGTCGTGGCGCGCGATCTATCCGTTGACTACGTCACGGAGGAGGGGGAGCGAGAGGCGATCCCCGGCACACTCCGTTATGACCCGGCTGATCCCTTCGCCGTTGAGTTGATCCTACGTCCCGGTGAAGAGGCCATCACCTGGATCTTCGCCCGCGCGCTGCTGGCCGAAGGGATCGAGGTTCCCGCCGGGACCGGCGACGTGCGCATCCGGCCGACGAGATCCAAGGGGCAGACGGTGATCACGGTGTCCCTGTCCAGCCCGTCGGGGCATGCCGATCTCGAGCTGGCGAAGTCGAAGGTCACCGCCTTTCTCGCCGACTGCCACGGACAGGTTCCAGCGGGGCGGGAGAGCAACGGCATCGACTGGAACAACGAACTTCACATGCTGCTGCGCACTCGGAACACCTGA
- a CDS encoding aldo/keto reductase, with product MKYRKLARTGVEVSTQCLGAMMFGAFGNTDHDECERIIHRALDAGINFLDTADIYSQGESEEIVGRAIKTRRDDVVLATKCFSPMGDERNSRGGSRRWIIRAVEDSLRRLGTDYIDLYQVHRHDWDTDLEDTLGALSDLVHAGKVRYLGSSSFPADWIVEAQWAARRRNSERFVCEQPQYSIFARSIEEAVLPAAQRHTIGIIPWSPLAGGWLTGKYRRGEQAPAGSRYSSQGLLGRRQGQALSEDPHAPARFTVVEELTTLAKQAGVSLTHLALAFVDSHPAVTSTIIGPKTLTQLDDVLLAAEITLDQATLDAIDEIVTPGTDIAGTNHHSGNPALRPSCRRRTAH from the coding sequence ATGAAGTACCGCAAACTCGCCCGGACCGGCGTCGAGGTCAGCACCCAGTGTCTCGGCGCCATGATGTTCGGCGCGTTCGGCAACACCGACCACGACGAATGCGAACGCATCATCCATCGGGCCCTCGACGCCGGCATCAACTTCCTCGACACCGCCGACATCTACTCTCAGGGTGAGAGCGAGGAGATCGTCGGCCGGGCCATCAAGACCCGCCGCGACGACGTTGTCCTTGCCACGAAGTGCTTCAGCCCCATGGGCGACGAGCGCAACTCCCGCGGCGGCTCGCGGCGCTGGATCATCCGCGCCGTCGAGGATAGCCTGCGCCGCCTCGGCACCGACTACATCGACCTCTACCAGGTCCACCGCCACGACTGGGACACCGACCTCGAGGACACCCTCGGCGCCCTGTCCGACCTCGTCCACGCCGGCAAGGTCCGCTACCTCGGCTCCTCCTCCTTCCCCGCCGACTGGATCGTCGAAGCCCAGTGGGCCGCCCGGCGCCGTAACAGCGAACGGTTCGTCTGCGAACAGCCCCAGTACTCCATCTTCGCCCGCTCCATCGAAGAAGCCGTCCTGCCCGCCGCCCAACGCCACACCATCGGCATCATCCCCTGGAGCCCGCTGGCCGGCGGCTGGCTCACCGGCAAGTACCGGCGCGGCGAGCAGGCTCCGGCCGGATCGCGCTACTCGTCACAGGGCTTGCTCGGCCGCCGCCAGGGTCAGGCACTCTCCGAGGACCCGCACGCACCCGCCCGCTTCACCGTGGTGGAGGAGCTGACCACCCTCGCCAAGCAGGCCGGCGTGTCCCTCACCCACCTCGCGCTGGCCTTCGTCGACAGCCACCCCGCCGTCACCTCAACCATCATCGGGCCCAAGACGCTCACTCAGCTCGACGACGTCCTCCTGGCGGCCGAGATCACCCTCGACCAGGCGACACTCGACGCGATCGACGAGATCGTCACCCCCGGCACCGACATCGCCGGCACCAACCACCACAGCGGTAACCCGGCACTGCGGCCGAGTTGCCGGCGTCGGACGGCCCACTGA
- a CDS encoding alpha/beta fold hydrolase: protein MVISVERRVAVAAGPEHLELHVEELRPEGFPLDDPPPEIPWSPAPPPPGHLRADGRPPNEARAPNETRIADRTQIADETRTMTSDDRPATIRGGGGDIPVLLLHGIAGSTADWAAVVPELATSRRVIAYDQRGHGASGWATTGRAGYSFDQLVADLATVVDVLGLPAVHLIGHSMGGVVALRYTLNHPGRVRSLVLADTAAAPATGTGGITKRVVSVLLAGAAAIATAVHAGRNRAVAGLGRMDPNAIVALWRDLSSYPSLTDRLGEICAPTTVIVGERDFSLRDAAETLARSVPDAHLAVIAGADHNPHASRPIAWLTAVEDHLTRADQIATDLIR from the coding sequence ATGGTGATCTCGGTGGAGCGGCGGGTAGCGGTGGCGGCGGGTCCGGAACATCTGGAACTGCACGTCGAAGAGCTACGGCCAGAGGGTTTCCCACTCGACGATCCCCCGCCGGAGATTCCCTGGTCACCGGCTCCCCCGCCCCCGGGCCACCTTCGGGCGGACGGCCGTCCCCCGAACGAGGCACGGGCCCCGAACGAGACGCGGATCGCGGACAGGACACAGATCGCGGACGAGACACGGACCATGACGTCGGACGACAGGCCGGCGACGATCCGCGGCGGGGGTGGCGACATCCCGGTCCTGCTGCTCCACGGGATCGCCGGCAGCACGGCGGACTGGGCCGCGGTGGTTCCGGAGCTCGCCACGTCCCGCCGTGTGATCGCCTACGACCAGCGAGGGCATGGCGCGAGTGGCTGGGCCACGACGGGCCGAGCGGGTTACAGCTTTGATCAGCTGGTGGCGGACCTCGCGACGGTGGTCGACGTGCTCGGGCTGCCCGCCGTCCACCTGATCGGCCACTCGATGGGCGGGGTGGTGGCGCTGCGCTACACGCTCAACCATCCGGGACGGGTGCGGTCCCTGGTTCTCGCTGACACCGCGGCCGCTCCCGCCACGGGCACGGGCGGGATCACGAAGCGGGTCGTGTCCGTCCTGCTGGCAGGGGCGGCGGCGATCGCGACGGCCGTCCACGCCGGCCGGAACCGCGCGGTGGCGGGGCTCGGCCGGATGGATCCGAACGCGATCGTCGCGCTCTGGCGGGACCTGAGCAGCTATCCGTCCCTCACGGACCGGTTGGGCGAGATCTGCGCCCCGACCACCGTCATCGTCGGTGAACGGGACTTCAGTCTTCGTGACGCCGCCGAGACGCTCGCCCGATCCGTGCCGGACGCCCATCTCGCGGTGATCGCCGGTGCCGACCACAATCCACACGCGAGCCGCCCGATCGCCTGGCTGACCGCCGTGGAGGATCACCTCACCCGCGCCGACCAAATAGCCACCGATCTCATCCGCTGA
- a CDS encoding WD40 repeat domain-containing serine/threonine protein kinase encodes MSHPPGRSGPADGPADRAASEPTEVGPYRLVRRLGAGGMGTVYLGENAAGGLVAVKLIRADLARLAEFRSRLKQEADNARRVARFCTAAVLDVDITADPPYLVTEYVDGPTLSEAVGTRGPLTPAELHQLAVSMTTALMAIHRAGLVHRDLKPSNILLSRLGPKVIDFGIARALDSATVLSGDRQLGTPAFMAPEQALGEQVTSAADVFAWGGVLIFAGTGRYPFGNGPAPSVLYRTVNDPPTLDGFEDSLRPLVSDAMRKAAAERPTAEKLYARLLDLRVEAPMAVKGLSLSEVTALIRPLNTSPGGASGTSASDADLAGPITPVTGHQPIGPPPPANLISFPGPGIPGAPARSGPSSVPGPSSVPGPSSVPGPTSSPGLGSSSSGSEASPSGPDARWLPGAGSSSRSRDFADALVTVWTEDEHSQDPGRGASPSSSSSSSQRSSSSQRSSSSSRRSSSAAPPGDRARNRRPLIIVALVAAVTVLVTTVAIVSTRGGGSRTEMSVPEAVAERALLLQDGDTGLARRLALAAYRAEPHSARTRSAMIALFGAGITPTTIPVGTGALLALAVSPDGHWIAAGSNNGTVTLWEVVGRTELVRRTSVSVPSRSWIESLAFNRDGGLLAAGHSDGTIRLWNLHDPDQMVRWSTIQAHTDAVQSVAFSPDSNTLGSASADGIVALWDVTDPARPKQRVRADGQTGGVRSMAFAPNGTLLAFAGEDGTVHLWNIRDAARPTAGGILRGHSRGVRSVVFTGDGGVLVSGGVDATVRLWEVRYPDNPARGVATGSLGGIQSVAFEPGADVVASAGDDETVRLTDISRLDTPILLTQWHGHTQPISAIAFVSGTGVVVSAGHDGTLRLWDAEPGRLADTACADPANRITAGEWSTAFRDMGYRAPCG; translated from the coding sequence ATGTCCCACCCACCCGGCCGGAGTGGACCCGCGGACGGACCCGCGGATCGTGCTGCCTCCGAACCGACCGAGGTCGGTCCCTACCGGCTGGTGCGGCGTCTCGGCGCGGGTGGGATGGGGACCGTCTACCTGGGGGAGAACGCCGCCGGTGGTCTGGTCGCGGTCAAACTGATCCGGGCGGATCTCGCCCGGTTGGCCGAGTTCCGCAGCCGGCTCAAGCAGGAGGCCGACAACGCCCGGCGGGTCGCTCGTTTCTGCACCGCGGCGGTCCTCGACGTCGACATCACCGCCGATCCGCCTTATCTGGTGACCGAGTACGTCGACGGGCCGACGCTGTCCGAGGCGGTTGGCACGCGCGGCCCGTTGACCCCGGCGGAGCTTCATCAGCTGGCGGTGAGCATGACCACCGCGCTGATGGCGATCCACCGGGCCGGACTCGTGCACCGGGATCTGAAGCCGTCCAACATCCTGCTGTCCCGGCTCGGGCCGAAGGTGATCGATTTCGGTATCGCGCGCGCCCTGGACTCCGCGACGGTACTCAGCGGGGATCGCCAGCTCGGGACGCCGGCGTTCATGGCGCCGGAACAGGCCCTGGGCGAGCAGGTCACCTCGGCGGCGGACGTGTTCGCCTGGGGCGGTGTCCTCATCTTCGCCGGGACCGGTCGTTACCCGTTCGGTAACGGCCCCGCTCCCAGCGTGCTGTACCGGACGGTCAACGATCCTCCGACGCTTGACGGCTTCGAGGACAGCCTGCGGCCCCTGGTCTCCGATGCGATGCGCAAGGCAGCGGCGGAGCGACCCACCGCCGAGAAGCTCTACGCGCGCCTTCTGGACCTACGTGTCGAAGCCCCGATGGCGGTCAAGGGGCTGTCCCTGTCCGAGGTGACCGCGCTGATCCGGCCGCTGAACACGTCCCCCGGCGGCGCCTCCGGAACGTCGGCGAGCGACGCCGACCTCGCGGGTCCGATCACGCCCGTCACCGGCCATCAGCCGATCGGACCCCCGCCGCCGGCGAACCTGATCTCGTTCCCGGGGCCGGGCATTCCCGGGGCACCAGCCCGGTCCGGCCCGTCGTCGGTTCCGGGCCCGTCGTCGGTTCCGGGCCCGTCGTCGGTTCCGGGCCCGACCTCTTCTCCCGGGCTCGGGTCGTCCTCGTCGGGGAGCGAGGCGTCACCGTCCGGGCCGGATGCCCGCTGGCTGCCGGGCGCAGGCTCGTCGTCCCGGTCCCGGGACTTCGCCGATGCTCTGGTGACGGTCTGGACCGAGGACGAACACAGCCAGGACCCCGGGCGAGGAGCGTCCCCGTCGTCCTCGTCGTCCTCGTCTCAGCGGTCGTCCTCGTCTCAGCGGTCGTCCTCGTCGTCGCGGAGGTCCTCGTCCGCCGCGCCACCGGGCGACCGGGCCCGCAACCGACGTCCGCTGATCATCGTTGCCCTGGTGGCCGCCGTCACCGTGCTCGTGACGACGGTCGCCATCGTGTCCACCAGGGGCGGGGGCTCGCGGACCGAGATGAGCGTGCCTGAGGCGGTCGCCGAGCGGGCGCTGCTCCTCCAGGACGGCGACACGGGACTCGCTCGCCGGCTCGCGCTCGCGGCCTACCGCGCCGAGCCGCACTCGGCCAGGACCCGGAGCGCGATGATCGCGCTGTTCGGTGCCGGGATCACCCCGACCACCATCCCCGTCGGGACCGGTGCCCTGCTGGCGCTCGCGGTGAGCCCGGACGGGCACTGGATCGCGGCGGGGAGCAACAACGGAACGGTCACGTTATGGGAAGTCGTCGGTCGGACCGAGCTGGTCCGGCGCACCTCCGTCTCGGTGCCGAGCCGCAGCTGGATCGAGTCGCTGGCGTTCAACCGGGACGGTGGCCTGCTCGCCGCGGGCCATTCCGACGGCACGATCCGACTGTGGAACCTGCACGACCCCGACCAGATGGTCCGATGGTCAACCATCCAGGCCCACACCGACGCGGTGCAGTCGGTGGCCTTCAGCCCGGACAGCAACACTCTCGGGTCCGCGAGTGCGGACGGCATCGTCGCGCTGTGGGACGTCACGGACCCGGCGCGTCCGAAGCAGCGCGTCCGGGCGGACGGTCAGACCGGGGGAGTGCGCTCGATGGCCTTCGCGCCTAACGGCACCCTGCTCGCGTTCGCTGGTGAGGACGGCACCGTCCATCTGTGGAACATCCGGGACGCGGCGCGGCCGACCGCGGGTGGAATCCTGCGCGGGCACAGCCGTGGGGTGCGGTCCGTGGTCTTCACCGGCGACGGAGGCGTTCTGGTCTCCGGCGGCGTCGACGCCACGGTGCGCCTGTGGGAGGTGCGGTATCCGGACAATCCCGCCCGTGGCGTCGCCACCGGCTCGCTGGGCGGGATCCAGAGCGTGGCCTTCGAGCCGGGTGCCGACGTCGTCGCCTCCGCCGGCGATGACGAGACGGTCCGGCTGACCGACATCTCCCGTCTGGACACGCCGATCCTGCTGACCCAGTGGCACGGGCACACCCAGCCGATCAGCGCGATCGCCTTCGTCTCCGGCACGGGCGTCGTCGTCTCGGCTGGTCACGACGGGACATTGCGGCTGTGGGACGCCGAGCCCGGCCGGCTCGCGGACACCGCGTGCGCCGATCCGGCGAACCGGATCACCGCCGGTGAATGGAGCACTGCCTTCAGGGATATGGGCTACCGGGCTCCCTGCGGCTGA